Proteins from one Telopea speciosissima isolate NSW1024214 ecotype Mountain lineage chromosome 1, Tspe_v1, whole genome shotgun sequence genomic window:
- the LOC122664481 gene encoding uncharacterized protein LOC122664481 — translation MVRGRDACWEHCVLVDATRQKVRCNYCHREFSGGVYRMKFHLAQIKNKDIVPCTEVPNDVRDLIQNILSTPKKQKTAKKPKAERVVNGPQNSSSASGGLHPNPGSSGQHGSTCPSLLYPRPSPSAQPLVDVAQKQKQDDADKKIALFFFQNSIPFSATKSMYYQAMVDAITECGVGYQAPCYDKLRSSLLEKMKGEINDNYRKLRDEWKETGCTILSDFLSDGRTKSLVVLSVTCPKGTLFLKSVDVSSHADNAQCLFELLESAVLEVGLENVVQVITDSAASFVYAGRLLTSRYPSLFCSTCASYCIDKMLEDISKLEWVSAVIEEAWTITRYIYSHPWILNMMRKFTGGRELIQPKITRSVTNFLNLRSFVIQEDNLKHMFSNTEWLSSVYSRQPDAQFIKPLLYQDRFWKYAHEAVSVSEPLVKGLRIVDGDMPAMGYIYEGIERAKVAIRAYYKGIEEKYMPIWEIIDRRWNIQLHSPLHAAAAFLNPSIFYNSNSKIDLKMRNGFQDAMVKMLPEEKDKIEFTKEHPMYLNSLGALGSEFAVMGRTLNSPGDWWAGYGYEIPTLQRVAMRILSQPCSSHWCRWNWSTFENLYNKKRSEMEQEKFNELVFVHCNLRLQAITQNRDSKCKPIIYDEIDVSAEWPTESESSSLLLDDSWLENLPFDSRGSPSAYE, via the exons ATGGTCAGAGGAAGAGATGCATGCTGGGAGCACTGTGTTTTGGTTGATGCAACAAGACAGAAGGTGAGATGTAATTATTGTCATCGAGAGTTCAGTGGTGGGGTTTACAGGATGAAGTTTCATCTGGCTCAAATCAAGAACAAAGACATAGTTCCCTGTACTGAGGTCCCAAATGACGTGAGAGACTTGATACAAAACATATTAAGCACTCCAAAGAAACAGAAGACGGCCAAGAAGCCAAAAGCAGAGCGCGTGGTCAATGGTCCTCAAAATAGCTCTTCTGCTAGTGGTGGATTACATCCCAATCCTGGATCTAGTGGACAACATGGTAGCACCTGCCCATCTTTGTTATATCCACGCCCTTCACCAAGTGCACAGCCGTTGGTAGATGTTGCACAAAAGCAAAAGCAGGATGATGCTGATAAAAAGattgctttgtttttcttcCAGAATTCTATTCCTTTCAGTGCTACTAAGTCCATGTATTATCAGGCAATGGTGGATGCCATAACAGAGTGTGGAGTGGGCTATCAGGCGCCCTGTTATGACAAATTGAGATCTTCTCTCTTGGAAAAAATGAAAGGTGAAATAAATGATAACTACAGAAAACTTAGAGATGAGTGGAAAGAGACGGGTTGCACTATCTTGTCAGATTTCTTGTCAGATGGTAGGACCAAATCTCTGGTGGTATTATCAGTTACATGCCCTAAAGGGACGCTTTTTCTTAAATCTGTTGATGTATCAAGTCATGCAGATAATGCTCAATGCTTGTTTGAATTGCTTGAGTCGGCTGTTCTGGAAGTTGGTTTAGAAAATGTTGTTCAAGTAATAACAGATAGTGCGGCGAGTTTTGTTTATGCAGGGAGGCTTCTCACTTCCAGGTACCCCTCACTATTCTGCTCTACTTGTGCTTCGTATTGTATTGATAAGATGTTGGAGGATATCAGTAAGCTGGAATGGGTCAGTGCAGTCATTGAAGAGGCATGGACTATCACACGTTACATATACAGTCATCCATGGATTCTAAATATGATGAGAAAGTTCACTGGCGGAAGGGAATTGATCCAACCAAAAATTACTAGGTCTGTGACAAATTTCCTAAATTTGAGATCCTTTGTAATACAAGAGGATAATTTAAAGCACATGTTTTCCAATACAGAGTGGTTGTCATCTGTGTATTCCAGGCAACCTGATGCTCAATTTATTAAGCCACTGTTATATCAAGATAGATTTTGGAAATATGCTCATGAAGCTGTGAGTGTATCGGAGCCTCTTGTTAAAGGTTTGAGGATTGTAGATGGGGACATGCCTGCCATGGGCTATATATATGAAGGCATTGAAAGGGCAAAGGTGGCAATTAGAGCATATTATAAAGGGATTGAAGAGAAATATATGCCGATTTGGGAGATAATTGACCGGAGATGGAATATACAGTTACACTCTCCACTGCATGCAGCTGCAGCTTTCCTTAATCCTTCTATTTTCTATAACTCAAATAGCAAGATTGACTTAAAGATGAGAAATGGATTTCAAGATGCTATGGTGAAGATGCTTCCCGAGGAAAAAGATAAGATTGAATTCACTAAGGAACATCCCATGTATCTTAATTCACTAGGTGCTCTTGGGAGTGAGTTTGCAGTCATGGGGAGGACACTGAATTCCCCAG GTGACTGGTGGGCAGGATATGGTTATGAAATCCCCACGCTGCAGAGAGTAGCAATGCGGATACTGAGCCAACCTTGTAGTTCTCACTGGTGCAGATGGAACTGGAGCACCTTTGAAAACTTGTATAATAAGAAACGCAGCGAAATGGAACAGGAAAAGTTCAATGAATTGGTTTTTGTGCACTGCAATCTACGGTTACAGGCTATAACTCAGAATAGGGATTCAAAATGTAAACCAATTATTTATGATGAAATTGATGTTAGTGCTGAGTGGCCAACCGAGTCGGAATCATCATCCCTTCTCTTGGATGATTCATGGTTAGAAAATCTACCATTTGATAGCAGAGGCAGTCCTTCGGCTTATGAATGA